The following proteins come from a genomic window of Flavobacterium eburneipallidum:
- the ribD gene encoding bifunctional diaminohydroxyphosphoribosylaminopyrimidine deaminase/5-amino-6-(5-phosphoribosylamino)uracil reductase RibD — MKTNKKYIRRCIELAQNGLGTTYPNPMVGSVIVCEGKIIGEGWHKKAGEPHAEVNAVNSVKDKSLLKKSTIYVSLEPCSHFGKTPPCCNLIIENEIPNVVIGTVDPNIKVAGNGIKKLIEAGIKVTVGVLETECNELNKRFFTFHEKKRPYIILKWAESQDGFIAPSSKAEQKPVWITNEFSRQLVHKWRSEEQAILVGTQTVIDDNPKLDVRDWTGNNPIRIVLDQNNRIPKDSSIFNNQAKTIVFSKSDTSNPKEIDTFEGIDFGKNMAQQIVDRLHQHQIQSMIIEGGRQTLQTFIDENLWDEARIFTGNNSFENGTQAPTLAFKNIEKQAVGNDTLIITRNYD; from the coding sequence GTGAAAACCAACAAAAAATACATCCGTCGCTGCATTGAATTAGCACAAAATGGTTTAGGAACAACCTATCCTAATCCGATGGTGGGAAGTGTTATTGTGTGTGAGGGCAAAATCATTGGCGAAGGCTGGCACAAAAAAGCAGGAGAGCCACACGCCGAAGTCAATGCTGTGAATTCCGTAAAAGACAAATCGTTGTTAAAAAAATCGACTATTTACGTCAGTCTGGAACCTTGTAGTCATTTCGGAAAAACACCGCCTTGTTGCAATTTGATTATCGAAAACGAGATTCCGAATGTCGTTATCGGAACAGTTGACCCTAACATAAAAGTCGCTGGAAACGGCATCAAAAAACTAATTGAAGCTGGAATAAAAGTAACCGTTGGTGTTCTCGAAACAGAATGCAACGAGTTGAACAAACGCTTTTTTACATTTCACGAAAAGAAAAGACCTTATATCATTTTGAAATGGGCCGAAAGTCAGGATGGATTTATTGCTCCTTCATCCAAAGCAGAACAAAAACCAGTTTGGATAACCAATGAATTTTCACGACAGTTGGTTCACAAATGGCGAAGCGAAGAACAGGCTATTCTTGTGGGAACACAAACTGTTATTGACGACAATCCAAAACTAGACGTGAGAGATTGGACAGGAAACAATCCTATCCGAATTGTTTTGGATCAAAACAATCGCATTCCGAAAGACAGCAGCATCTTTAATAATCAAGCTAAAACGATTGTTTTTTCGAAATCTGACACTTCAAATCCTAAAGAAATCGATACCTTTGAGGGAATTGATTTTGGAAAAAATATGGCGCAACAAATCGTTGACAGATTACACCAACACCAAATCCAATCCATGATTATTGAAGGTGGACGACAAACATTGCAGACTTTTATTGACGAAAATCTTTGGGATGAAGCACGAATATTCACAGGAAACAACTCCTTCGAAAACGGAACCCAAGCACCAACACTAGCTTTTAAAAATATTGAAAAACAAGCGGTCGGAAACGACACACTTATAATAACAAGAAACTATGATTGA